A portion of the Cololabis saira isolate AMF1-May2022 chromosome 17, fColSai1.1, whole genome shotgun sequence genome contains these proteins:
- the LOC133463496 gene encoding isoaspartyl peptidase/L-asparaginase-like, producing the protein MSSVLVVHGGAWAIPEELARPSVEGVKAAARAGSSVLRSGGSALDAVEAAVRAMEDNTVFNAGHGATLNADGKVELDAIIMDGKTLASGAVSSVKNIANPVSLARAVMEKTSHVMLTDTGANLFAESIGIRTVPADELVSDFEKKEWEKHKNYVTGVIEDFSFQRDHDTVGAVALDSSGNVACATSTGGIRNKMVGRVGDSPVIGCGGYADNSLGAVSCTGHGESILKVTLARLILSHVEQGKSIADASKLALKYMSDRVQGGGGAVVVSPSGQWAATFTTQRMAWAAVERDELWYGLEQNERLKDQL; encoded by the exons ATGTCCTCCGTCTTGGTGGTGCACGGTGGGGCGTGGGCCATTCCGGAGGAGCTGGCCAGGCCTTCTGTTGAAGGAGTGAAAGCTGCAGCTCGGGCCGGGTCTTCAGTGCTGAGAAGTGGAGGAAGTGCACTGGATGCTGTTGAGGCAGCTGTGAGGGCCATGGAAGATAATACAGTCTTTAATGCAG GACATGGAGCAACACTGAACGCTGATGGAAAAGTGGAGCTGGATGCAATTATCATGGATGGGAAAACTCTTGCGTCTGGTGCGGTGTCTTCAGTAAAGAACATTGCCAACCCTGTGTCACTGGCACGCGCAGTGATGGAGAAG ACTTCCCACGTGATGTTGACAGATACAGGTGCAAACCTTTTTGCAGAGAGCATCGGTATCAGGACAGTTCCTGCTGACGAACTGGTGTCCGACTTTGAGAAGAAAGAATGGGAAAAGCATAAGAATTATGTTACGGGAGTAATCGAAGATTTCAGCTTTCAGAG GGACCATGATACTGTTGGTGCAGTAGCTTTGGACTCTTCTGGTAATGTTGCATGTGCAACATCAACTGGAGGAATTAGGAATAAAATGGTTGGCAGAGTAGGAGACTCTCCAGTCATTG gctgtggAGGATACGCAGACAATTCACTTGGTGCGGTATCTTGTACCGGCCACGGAGAATCTATCCTCAAAGTCACGTTGGCCAGACTCATCCTCTCACACGTGGAGCAAG GTAAGTCCATTGCAGATGCCTCAAAGTTGGCTCTGAAGTACATGAGCGACCGTGtccaaggtggaggaggagcagttgtAGTTTCTCCGTCGGGGCAGTGGGCTGCCACATTTACCACACAGCGCATGGCTTGGGCTGCTGTGGAACGTGATGAGCTGTGGTACGGATTAGagcaaaatgaaagactgaAAGACCAATTGTAG